In a genomic window of Ipomoea triloba cultivar NCNSP0323 chromosome 3, ASM357664v1:
- the LOC116012125 gene encoding autophagy protein 5 codes for MEISKGTEAQKYVWEGAIPLQIHLHESEVTTLPLPPPALILAPRIGYLPLLAPQVKPFFSGTLPPGVDTVWFEYKGLPLKWYIPIGVLFDLLCAEPERPWNLTVHFRGYPGNILTPCEAEDSVKWSFINSLKEAAYIINGNCKNIMNMSQSDQSELWRSVVNRNLEAYLRVSSKLKLGIYGDDFSIKLDSSKSRQSSSDGDAPGAVKTGRIPVRLYVRSSTVDFDYVEDAPVVESWDKISYINRPIEIHEDGKLFTLGDAVKSLLPECFVDNSPTRRAEEGDEKRSASEETNTTSGQEKGEASNEPVEACSLSDGAEIKVVRIQGIEPKLEIPFAWVVKNLMNPEYFLHICVYIKTSEPIAI; via the exons ATGGAAATCAGTAAAGGCACAGAAGCGCAGAAGTATGTTTGGGAAGGAGCAATTCCACTACAGATTCATCTTCACGAATCCGAAGTCACCACTCTCCCTCTTCCTCCCCCTGCTCTC ATTCTAGCTCCTCGAATAGGGTATCTGCCTCTATTAGCCCCACAAGTTAAACCTTTCTTCAGTGGTACACTTCCCCCGGGTGTGGACACTGTTTGGTTTGAGTACAAAGGACTTCCTCTGAAATG GTATATACCTATTGGGGTACTCTTTGATCTTCTCTGCGCAGAACCAGAAAGACCATGGAATCTAACG GTACATTTTAGAGGATACCCTGGAAATATTTTAACCCCATGTGAAGCTGAAGATAGCGTGAAATGGAGTTTTATCAATTCTTTAAAAGAG GCAGCATACATAATCAATGGGAACTGCAAAAACATCATGAATATGTCTCAATCTGATCAATCAGAACTTTGGCGCTCTGTTGTAAACC GTAATTTGGAAGCTTATCTCCGAGTTTCTTCTAAGCTTAAGCTGGGTATATATGGAGATGATTTTTCAATAAAGTTGGATTCTTCCAAGTCTCGACAGAGCAGTAGTGATGGAGATGCTCCTGGAGCAGTAAAAACAG GTAGAATTCCAGTTCGGTTGTATGTTCGGAGCTCTACTGTGGATTTTGATTATGTAGAAGATGCACCTGTGGTTGAAAGTTGGGACAAGATCTCTTACATTAACCGACCCATTGAAATTCACGAAGATG GCAAATTATTCACCTTGGGCGATGCAGTAAAATCACTCCTACCCGAGTGTTTTGTGGATAATTCTCCTACCCGTAGAGCAGAAGAAGGGGATGAGAAAAGATCAGCTTCAGAAGAGACGAACACCACAAGTGGGCAGGAAAAGGGAGAAGCATCGAACGAGCCTGTGGAGGCATGCTCCTTATCAGATGGtgcagaaatcaaagttgttcgCATCCAGGGAATCGAACCCAAGCTGGAAATCCCTTTTGCTTGGGTGGTGAAGAATTTGATGAACCCAGAATACTTTCTTCATATTTGTGTATACATCAAAACTTCAGAACCAATTGCCATATAG
- the LOC116012214 gene encoding uncharacterized protein LOC116012214 yields the protein MALEAKVKPMFIFLMETKVRRDHAERLKNKLNFEGLFYVDGGGVGGGLALFWRDKDVAKLISYSKNHIDIQVRLPSSNAWRLTCFYGFPERNCRQQSWDLLRSLHSKSDLPWLVAGDFNDIAAQCEKRGLHSHPVALIEGFNNMLEDCGLFDLGMSGRKFTWERGKGTDSWVEERLDRAVAGADWCSLFPQATVSNHDVITSDHTAIFIEIDGPAIVRQKRRFMFENAWIKESGCKDIVLRAWTASVGEPLPRRLEHCGDSLKRWGGGFVKQTEKEIAWIQSRLNGLRYRRDEVSLRCFRDLDARMRTLYDELNIFWRQRAKQHWLAKGDRNTKFFHLYASIRRRKNRIVRLRDETGQWIDGGGLMGLAKRYFENIFTAKGVSLLDSLNTFVPKVSEVDNDVLMQPFTNDDVKEALFSMAPDKSPGPDGYSPAFFQHFWSEIGSDVSRFVLDCMNEGEFPVGMNDAIITLVPKIAAPASMRELRPIALCNVVYKILSKMLANRMKDVLEKIISASQSAFLPGRLITDNVLIASEVIHYLNRKREGRDGWCALKLDMAKAYDKMEWPFLNEIMCRMGFHPRWINLIMRCVSTVRYKVGVNGELSDFIVPSCGLRQGDPLSPYLFILCAEGLSHLLTEAVRNRAISLCVVARGAPGISHLFFADDSLLFFKATVPEAEAVKSCLVTYERLSGQSVNFSKSCIIFSRNTGEVQRDAVASVFNVSQAGNIGKYLGLPMGIGRNKKEVFSFIEAKLNHRLGGWHKKVLSRAGKEVLLKSVAQALPTYTMSIYYLPVTLCERIERSMNKFWWASNGNRGGGIRWMSWTRMCESKVNGGMGFKSLSRFNIALLAKQGWRLLTNPSSLAALLYKARYYPNGDFLDAMIGTNPSYCWRSILAGQNLLRNGCFKRIGNGKATLIWKHPWLPNDDDPFIHSPILQHDPNMPVSGLINQATKDWDMNVLNTIFEPRDVNLITKIPVTLQFDDQWCWRGDTRGLYSVRHGYRIMSELHNHNILHSATWRNLWKMKIPPNIQNFLWRCYHGVLPTMNFLWRCYHGVLPTMNALWRCYHGVLPTMNALSARHVEVDDLCPLCRLNPESLGHLFYGCMHVAPLWNDFIDYPLPGATADFMTWFSNLFVNGSLVMTWFSNLFVNGSLEVRLKFAALCWCIWHGRNDLVWNQTPWQPSKIKLVWNQTPWQPSKIKLEVIHLLNSWQELGERNISNNMHGFTLSNAASPTADVALIYVDAAVFPETDQASYGVIILDNNDGFVAAKSGPIRCLNDAHLAEAIAIKEALSWAKEKGIRRLKVYSDCQAVCNLFNGTLPDFSFAGCTINECRELKRHFEFVSIQFISRSVNKPAHVLARAARSQTGPHCWISSLPSCIQTLI from the coding sequence ATGGCCTTAGAAGCTAAGGTCAAGCcgatgtttatatttttaatggaaaCTAAAGTTCGTCGTGATCATGCTGAACgactgaaaaataaattaaattttgaaggCCTCTTCTATGTGGATGGTGGTGGAGTTGGCGGAGGTTTAGCTTTATTTTGGAGAGACAAAGATGTTGCTAAGTTAATAAGTTACTCTAAAAATCATATTGATATTCAAGTGCGGCTGCCTAGCAGCAATGCTTGGAGATTAACGTGTTTTTATGGTTTTCCAGAACGTAATTGCCGTCAACAGTCTTGGGATCTCTTGCGATCTCTTCACTCTAAATCAGACTTACCATGGCTTGTTGCTGGTGATTTTAATGATATTGCAGCCCAATGTGAAAAACGTGGTTTACATTCCCATCCTGTGGCTCTTATTGAAGGGTTTAATAACATGCTTGAAGATTGCGGTCTTTTTGATCTTGGTATGAGTGGTCGAAAATTTACGTGGGAAAGAGGCAAGGGGACTGACAGTTGGGTGGAGGAGCGACTAGACAGAGCTGTAGCGGGGGCCGACTGGTGCTCTCTATTTCCTCAGGCTACGGTCTCTAATCATGATGTTATTACGTCCGATCATACTGCCATATTCATTGAGATAGATGGTCCTGCTATTGTGAGACAAAAACGCAGATTTATGTTTGAAAATGCTTGGATTAAAGAGTCAGGCTGTAAGGACATAGTACTGAGAGCTTGGACGGCGTCTGTAGGAGAACCCCTCCCTCGAAGGCTTGAGCATTGTGGTGACTCTCTTAAACGTTGGGGAGGTGGCTTTGTGAAACAAACTGAGAAGGAGATTGCATGGATTCAGTCTCGACTGAATGGTCTGCGATATAGGCGAGATGAGGTGTCTCTGCGTTGTTTTCGTGACTTAGATGCAAGAATGAGAACTTTATATGATGAGTTGAATATTTTTTGGCGTCAAAGGGCTAAGCAGCACTGGTTAGCGAAGGGTGACAGAAACACGAAATTTTTCCATTTGTATGCATCCATCCGAAGAAGGAAAAATCGGATTGTTCGCCTTCGTGACGAAACCGGTCAGTGGATCGATGGAGGTGGTTTAATGGGCTTGGCAAAGcgatattttgaaaatatattcacaGCCAAAGGGGTTAGTTTACTGGATTCTTTGAATACTTTTGTTCCTAAAGTTTCTGAGGTGGATAATGACGTTCTTATGCAACCGTTTACTAATGATGATGTTAAGGAGGCTCTCTTTAGCATGGCCCCGGATAAATCCCCGGGGCCGGATGGTTATAGTCCTGCATTTTTTCAGCATTTTTGGAGTGAGATTGGTAGTGATGTCTCCCGCTTCGTCTTGGATTGCATGAATGAGGGTGAATTCCCAGTTGGTATGAATGATGCTATAATAACACTGGTCCCTAAAATTGCTGCTCCTGCTTCTATGCGTGAACTACGACCGATTGCTTTATGcaatgtagtttataaaatTCTCTCTAAAATGTTGGCGAACAGAATGAAGGATGTTCTTGAGAAGATAATCTCGGCCTCGCAAAGTGCCTTCCTTCCAGGGCGACTCATAACAGATAATGTGCTCATCGCCTCAGAAGTGATTCACTACCTGAACCGAAAGCGTGAAGGGCGAGATGGTTGGTGTGCTTTAAAGTTAGACATGGCGAAAGCCTATGATAAAATGGAATGGCCATTCTTGAATGAAATCATGTGTCGTATGGGCTTTCATCCTCGTTGGATTAATTTGATTATGCGGTGTGTCAGCACGGTTCGCTATAAGGTGGGAGTTAATGGTGAGCTTTCGGAtttcattgttccttcttgtgGATTGAGGCAAGGGGACCCCCTGTCTCCTTATCTATTTATTCTTTGTGCCGAGGGTCTTTCACATTTATTAACTGAGGCAGTTCGTAATAGAGCTATTTCACTATGTGTTGTAGCAAGAGGTGCTCCTGGAATATCACACTTATTTTTTGCCGATGACAGCCTGTTATTCTTTAAGGCTACGGTTCCAGAAGCTGAAGCAGTTAAAAGCTGCTTGGTCACCTATGAGCGTTTATCGGGTCAATCGGTAAACTTCTCTAAGTCTTGTATTATCTTCAGCAGGAACACAGGAGAGGTCCAAAGGGATGCAGTGGCTTCCGTATTTAATGTAAGTCAGGCTGGTAATATTGGAAAATACCTGGGCTTACCGATGGGAATCGGCCGGAATAAGAAGGAAGTATTTTCATTTATTGAAGCCAAACTTAATCATCGGTTGGGTGGATGGCACAAAAAGGTACTCTCACGAGCGGGGAAGGAGGTTTTACTAAAAAGTGTTGCTCAAGCCCTTCCCACATATACCATGAGCATATACTATCTCCCTGTTACCTTATGTGAGCGAATTGAGAGGTCTATGAATAAGTTTTGGTGGGCTTCTAATGGCAATCGTGGTGGCGGCATAAGGTGGATGTCCTGGACGAGAATGTGTGAGTCGAAGGTGAATGGAGGCATGGGTTTTAAGTCGCTGAGTCGTTTTAATATTGCACTTCTCGCCAAGCAAGGATGGCGCTTGCTCACTAACCCATCTTCTTTGGCTGCTTTGCTTTATAAAGCTAGATACTATCCAAATGGTGACTTCTTGGATGCTATGATTGGGACGAACCCGAGCTATTGTTGGCGATCCATACTTGCAGGCCAAAATTTGCTCCGAAATGGGTGTTTTAAGCGCATAGGTAATGGCAAAGCAACTCTCATTTGGAAACACCCCTGGTTACCAAATGACGATGATCCTTTTATCCATTCTCCCATCCTGCAGCATGATCCTAATATGCCAGTAAGTGGTTTAATTAATCAAGCTACGAAAGATTGGGATATGAATGTGTTGAACACTATTTTTGAACCCCGGGATGTGAATCTCATTACAAAAATTCCGGTTACATTGCAGTTCGACGATCAATGGTGTTGGAGAGGTGATACTAGGGGTCTCTACTCTGTCAGGCATGGTTATCGTATTATGTCTGAGCTACATAACCACAATATCTTGCATTCTGCTACTTGGCGTAACCTCTGGAAAATGAAAATACCTCCAAACATTCAAAACTTTCTGTGGCGTTGCTATCATGGAGTCCTTCCTACCATGAATTTTCTGTGGCGTTGCTATCATGGAGTCCTTCCTACCATGAATGCTCTGTGGCGTTGCTATCATGGAGTCCTTCCTACCATGAATGCTCTTTCAGCGAGACATGTCGAGGTTGATGATCTATGCCCTCTGTGTCGTCTCAATCCTGAATCCCTTGGACATTTATTTTATGGTTGTATGCATGTTGCTCCTCTTTGGAATGATTTTATAGACTACCCACTCCCTGGAGCTACTGCTGATTTCATGACCTGGTTTTCTAATTTGTTTGTGAATGGCTCTCTAGTCATGACCTGGTTTTCTAATTTGTTTGTGAATGGCTCTCTAGAAGTAAGGTTGAAATTTGCTGCTCTTTGCTGGTGTATATGGCATGGAAGGAATGATCTTGTATGGAATCAAACTCCCTGGCAACCATCTAAAATTAAACTTGTATGGAATCAAACTCCCTGGCAACCATCTAAAATTAAATTGGAGGTAATTCACTTACTTAATTCTTGGCAGGAGTTGGGTGAGAGAAATATTAGTAACAATATGCATGGATTCACATTGAGTAATGCTGCTAGTCCTACGGCTGATGTAGCTTTGATCTATGTGGATGCTGCAGTATTTCCTGAAACAGATCAAGCTAGTTATGGTGTGATTATTTTGGATAATAACGATGGTTTTGTTGCGGCAAAAAGTGGCCCGATTAGATGCTTGAATGATGCACATTTAGCGGAGGCAATTGCAATTAAGGAAGCTTTATCTTGGGCTAAGGAAAAAGGCATTCGTCGGCTGAAGGTTTATTCTGATTGTCAAGCGGTGTGCAACTTGTTTAATGGTACTTTGCCGGACTTCTCCTTTGCAGGTTGTACTATTAACGAATGTCGAGAACTTAAACGACACTTTGAGTTTGTGTCTATTCAGTTTATCTCTAGATCAGTGAACAAACCCGCTCATGTGTTAGCTAGGGCGGCCCGTTCGCAAACTGGTCCTCATTGTTGGATTTCTTCTTTACCATCTTGTATTCAAACTttgatttaa
- the LOC116012231 gene encoding uncharacterized protein LOC116012231: MKIITWNCQGAASKQFLRAAKYLLNEHRPEIFCLMETKTSSTNADAVCSRLGLDRWARVEALGYSGGIWILWSDALKLEILHSNPQFVHLLIKENSGRQWNFSMVYGSPSLHLRRRLWRALSRNKVQVNHPWLITGDFNAIVSNEECSNPSNPGAHRNGDFRNWIFDEALIDPGLTGQRFTW, from the coding sequence ATGAAGATTATCACATGGAACTGCCAAGGTGCAGCGTCTAAGCAATTCCTTAGAGCTGCAAAGTATTTGTTGAACGAGCACAGACCGGAAATTTTCTGTTTAATGGAAACTAAGACCTCTAGCACTAATGCGGATGCAGTGTGCAGCAGGCTTGGTCTTGACAGATGGGCAAGGGTAGAAGCCCTTGGGTATAGTGGTGGAATCTGGATTTTATGGTCGGACGCACTAAAGCTGGAAATTCTTCACTCTAATCCCCAGTTCGTGCACCTTCTTATCAAGGAAAATTCGGGTAGACAATGGAATTTTTCGATGGTTTATGGGAGCCCTTCCCTCCACCTTCGCCGGCGACTTTGGAGAGCCCTTAGCAGGAACAAAGTGCAGGTGAACCACCCTTGGCTCATTACGGGCGACTTTAATGCAATAGTAAGTAATGAAGAATGTTCTAATCCCAGTAACCCGGGAGCCCATAGGAACGGTGACTTTAGAAATTGGATTTTTGACGAAGCGCTGATCGATCCTGGGCTTACTGGGCAAAGATTTACCTGGTAG
- the LOC116012277 gene encoding expansin-A13-like, whose protein sequence is MPDSTVLLLLYLLAFTLLSTTSLVFSHDGWSPTSSAAASLQSEWRPARATYYAPADPEDAVGGACGYGDLEKSGYGKATAGLSTVLFERGQICGACFEVKCVEDLRWCIPGTSIIVTATNFCAPNYGFEPDGGGHCNPPNAHFVLPIEAFEKIAIWKASNMPIQYRRIKCRKEGGVRFTVSGAGIFISVLIRNVAGTGDIVAVKIKGSRTGWLPMGRNWGQNWHINANLRSQPLSFEITSSDRVTLTSYNVAPKNWNYGQTFEGKQFEA, encoded by the exons ATGCCAGATAGTACTGTACTACTATTACTATATCTCCTTGCATTCACACTCTTATCTACGACTTCATTGGTTTTTTCCCACGACGGCTGGTCGCCGACCTCCTCCGCCGCGGCCTCCTTGCAATCGGAGTGGCGGCCGGCGCGTGCCACCTACTACGCGCCTGCGGATCCCGAGGACGCGGTGGGCGGGGCGTGCGGGTATGGGGATTTGGAGAAGAGCGGCTACGGGAAGGCCACGGCGGGGCTGAGCACGGTTCTGTTTGAGAGGGGTCAGATCTGCGGCGCGTGCTTTGAGGTCAAGTGCGTGGAGGATCTCCGGTGGTGTATTCCCGGCACTTCCATCATTGTAACCGCTACCAATTTCTGCGCTCCCAACTATGGCTTCGAGCCTGACGGCGGCGGCCACTGTAACCCTCCCAATGCCCATTTCGTGCTCCCCATTGAAGCCTTCGAGAAAATTGCTATCTGGAAAGCTTCCAATATGCCCATTCAGTATCGCAG AATAAAGTGCAGAAAGGAAGGAGGAGTGAGGTTCACTGTCAGTGGTGCAGGAATATTCATCTCGGTGCTAATCAGAAATGTTGCCGGTACTGGTGATATAGTTGCAGTGAAAATTAAGGGTTCAAGAACAGGATGGCTTCCAATGGGTAGGAATTGGGGCCAAAATTGGCACATAAATGCAAACTTGAGGAGTCAACCACTATCGTTCGAGATAACTAGCAGCGATCGTGTAACCCTGACATCTTACAATGTTGCTCCCAAGAACTGGAATTATGGGCAGACCTTTGAAGGCAAACAGTTTGAAGCTTAG
- the LOC116012237 gene encoding homeobox-leucine zipper protein ROC8-like, producing MDSAYRGNGSGDDNDLDISSSRRGKKHYHRHTSQQIQQLEAFFKDCPHPDENQRRQLSRELGLEPKQIKFWFQNKRTQTKAQGERADNSALRTENERIHCENLAMREALKNVVCLQCDGPALGEEERKRGLQILRMENAQLKEEHERLSAVISNLMGRSSMMAAQAASSGVLHEESNNYLVAGGSAAVDPRNNNNNPVVVSQPLFTLGGGVQEMEKSAMVETMAVAMEELIELLQADEPLWIRTPEDGRLVLHRETYDRVFPKVNYLRSVSTWTESSKDSAVVPASPVELIEMCLDPSKWMDFFPTIVAKARIIEVLDSGMLGGSLQLMFEKMHILSPMVAPRDFIFLRYCRQLEATAWIMVDVSYDCFKENEGFAPSYSWKLPSGCLIQDLHNGKSKVTWIEHVQVDDKTQTHRLYRDLICGSQAYGANRWIVTLQRMCERYGFSMGVKGAPTARHELEEVMNEPQGRRSVMQLSQRMVKSFCEILNMGERVDFPQTSEMNNSGVRISLRKSSTETAQSADALIVCAASSLWLPLPFDHLFNFFRDDQLRAQWDVLSNGYPVTEVARIPTGNHPGNCVSIIQPYVSKESSMLVLQESCVNSLEGHVVYAPIDLPVITASINGEDPIKIPMLPSGFVISGDGRLEKKSSTAQSSSSKMGQGGSLLTVAFQILISNGSLSKQVNMECVATVHALISSTIQKIKTALDCSDLE from the exons ATGGATTCTGCGTACAGAGGAAATGGATCTGGAGATGATAATGATCTGGATATATCCAGCTCTAGAAGAGGCAAGAAGCACTACCATCGCCATACGTCGCAACAAATTCAGCAACTCGAAGC GTTTTTCAAGGATTGCCCACATCCAGATGAGAACCAGCGACGACAACTGAGTAGGGAACTAGGATTGGAGCCTAAGCAGATCAAATTTTGGTTCCAAAACAAAAGGACACAAACAAAG GCTCAGGGTGAGAGGGCAGATAACAGTGCACTTCGAACAGAGAATGAAAGAATTCACTGTGAGAATCTGGCGATGAGGGAGGCGCTGAAGAACGTGGTCTGCCTTCAATGCGACGGTCCTGCTCTCGGGGAAGAAGAGAGAAAGCGCGGCCTGCAAATTCTCAGAATGGAGAATGCACAGCTCAAGGAAGAG CACGAGAGATTATCAGCTGTCATTTCCAATCTGATGGGAAGATCGTCCATGATGGCGGCACAGGCAGCTTCTAGTGGAGTTTTACATGAAGAGAGCAATAACTACCTGGTGGCCGGCGGCTCAGCTGCCGTTGATCcgaggaataataataataatccggTGGTGGTTTCGCAGCCGTTGTTCACGCTGGGTGGAGGAGTGCAAGAGATGGAGAAAAGCGCGATGGTTGAAACAATGGCGGTCGCCATGGAAGAGCTTATTGAGCTTCTGCAAGCGGATGAACCCCTCTGGATACGAACCCCCGAAGACGGGCGATTAGTCCTCCATCGCGAAACCTACGACAGAGTTTTCCCCAAAGTGAATTACCTCAGAAGTGTTAGTACTTGGACGGAATCATCCAAGGATTCCGCCGTTGTTCCCGCCTCCCCTGTTGAACTCATCGAGATGTGTCTTGATCCA AGTAAGTGGATGGATTTCTTCCCAACGATTGTGGCAAAGGCTAGGATCATTGAAGTTCTTGATTCTGGAATGCTAGGAGGATCCTTACAAttg ATGTTTGAGAAAATGCACATTCTTTCACCGATGGTGGCGCCTCGAGACTTCATTTTCTTACGTTATTGCCGACAACTTGAGGCAACCGCATGGATAATGGTCGATGTTTCATATGACTGCTTCAAAGAGAATGAGGGTTTTGCTCCCTCTTACTCCTGGAAGCTTCCTTCTGGATGCTTGATTCAAGATCTGCATAATGGCAAATCCAAG GTTACATGGATTGAACATGTTCAAGTGGATGACAAAACACAAACTCATCGCCTGTATAGAGATTTAATCTGCGGCAGTCAAGCCTATGGAGCAAACCGATGGATTGTTACACTTCAAAGAATGTGTGAACGTTATGGATTCTCCATGGGAGTAAAGGGTGCACCTACCGCTAGACATGAACTTGAAGAAG TGATGAATGAGCCTCAAGGAAGGAGGAGCGTGATGCAGTTATCACAGAGGATGGTGAAGAGCTTCTGCGAGATACTGAACATGGGTGAAAGAGTAGATTTCCCTCAGACGTCGGAGATGAACAATAGCGGCGTCAGGATTTCGCTGCGCAAAAGCAGCACCGAAACAGCCCAATCTGCAGACGCATTGATCGTCTGCGCTGCTTCGTCTCTCTGGCTCCCTCTTCCCTTCGATCATCTCTTCAATTTCTTCAGAGATGATCAGTTAAGAGCTCAGTGGGATGTTCTCTCTAATGGCTACCCCGTCACCGAGGTCGCCCGCATCCCTACCGGAAATCATCCCGGAAACTGCGTCTCCATAATTCAG CCTTATGTTTCCAAAGAAAGCAGCATGCTGGTGCTGCAAGAGAGCTGCGTTAACTCGTTGGAAGGTCATGTGGTGTACGCTCCGATAGACCTCCCGGTCATCACCGCCTCCATAAACGGCGAAGATCCGATCAAAATTCCGATGCTCCCGTCGGGGTTTGTGATCAGCGGCGACGGTCGTCTCGAAAAGAAAAGCTCAACGGCACAAAGCAGCAGCAGTAAAATGGGACAAGGTGGGTCCCTGTTGACAGTGGCATTCCAGATATTGATAAGCAACGGCTCTCTCTCAAAGCAGGTCAACATGGAGTGCGTGGCCACCGTGCATGCCCTCATTAGCTCCACCATTCAGAAGATCAAAACCGCTTTGGATTGCTCCGATTTGGAGTGA